In one Zalophus californianus isolate mZalCal1 chromosome 10, mZalCal1.pri.v2, whole genome shotgun sequence genomic region, the following are encoded:
- the DNASE1 gene encoding deoxyribonuclease-1 isoform X1 — protein sequence MRGARLMGALLALAGLLQVALSLKIAAFNIRTFGETKMSNATLSHYIVQILSRYDIAVIQEVRDSHLTAVGKLLDILNQDDPNTYQFVVSKSLGRNSYKEQYLFLFRPNQVSVLDSYQYDDGCEPCGNDTFSREPAIVLFHSPLTAVQAFAIIPLHAAPLDAVAEMDSLYDVYLDVRQKWDLEDIMLMGDFNAGCSYVAPSQWASIRLRMNPAFQWLIPDTADTTATATHCAYDRIVVAGTLLQHAIVPDSATPFDFQAAYGLSSELVGVLPYVLQLCWGQHMVPGRGGGGVSGHKVPCAERAVHPCPHYGFPHRPRPSVTITRWR from the exons ATGAGAGGCGCCAGGCTGATGGGGGCACTGCTCGCCCTGGCTGGCCTGCTGCAGGTGGCCCTGTCCCTGAAAATAGCAGCCTTCAACATCCGAACTTTTGGGGAGACCAAGATGTCCAATGCCACGCTCTCCCACTACATTGTGCAG ATCCTGAGTCGCTATGACATTGCTGTCATCCAGGAGGTCAGAGACAGCCACCTGACAGCCGTGGGGAAGCTGCTGGACATACTCAATCA GGATGACCCCAACACCTATCAGTTCGTGGTCAGTAAGTCGCTGGGCCGCAACAGCTACAAGGAACAGTACCTCTTCTTGTTCAG ACCCAACCAGGTGTCTGTACTGGACAGCTACCAGTATGACGACGGCTGCGAGCCCTGTGGGAACGACACTTTCAGCCGCGAGCCCGCCATCGTCCTGTTCCACTCCCCGCTCACGG CGGTCCAGGCCTTCGCCATTATTCCCTTGCATGCGGCCCCCCTGGACGCCGTGGCGGAGATGGACTCGCTCTATGATGTCTACCTGGATGTCCGGCAGAAGTGGGACCTGGAG GACATCATGCTCATGGGCGACTTCAATGCTGGCTGCAGCTACGTGGCCCCCTCCCAGTGGGCCTCCATCCGCCTGCGCATGAACCCGGCCTTCCAGTGGCTGATTCCTGATACCGCAGACACCACGGCCACCGCCACGCACTGTGCCTATGACAG GATTGTGGTGGCAGGGACGCTGCTCCAGCATGCCATCGTTCCGGACTCGGCCACCCCCTTTGACTTCCAGGCTGCCTATGGCCTGAGCAGCGAGCTGGTAGGTGTCCTCCCTTACGTGCTTCAGCTTTGCTGGGGCCAGCACATggtgccggggcgggggggggggggggtgtccggTCACAAAGTACCGTGTGCAGAGCGGGCCGTGCACCCCTGTCCTCACTATGGGTTTCCCCACAGGCCCAGGCCATCAGTGACCATTACCCGGTGGAGGTGA
- the DNASE1 gene encoding deoxyribonuclease-1 isoform X3, translated as MRGARLMGALLALAGLLQVALSLKIAAFNIRTFGETKMSNATLSHYIVQILSRYDIAVIQEVRDSHLTAVGKLLDILNQDDPNTYQFVVSKSLGRNSYKEQYLFLFRPNQVSVLDSYQYDDGCEPCGNDTFSREPAIVLFHSPLTAVQAFAIIPLHAAPLDAVAEMDSLYDVYLDVRQKWDLEDIMLMGDFNAGCSYVAPSQWASIRLRMNPAFQWLIPDTADTTATATHCAYDRIVVAGTLLQHAIVPDSATPFDFQAAYGLSSELAQAISDHYPVEVMLKMV; from the exons ATGAGAGGCGCCAGGCTGATGGGGGCACTGCTCGCCCTGGCTGGCCTGCTGCAGGTGGCCCTGTCCCTGAAAATAGCAGCCTTCAACATCCGAACTTTTGGGGAGACCAAGATGTCCAATGCCACGCTCTCCCACTACATTGTGCAG ATCCTGAGTCGCTATGACATTGCTGTCATCCAGGAGGTCAGAGACAGCCACCTGACAGCCGTGGGGAAGCTGCTGGACATACTCAATCA GGATGACCCCAACACCTATCAGTTCGTGGTCAGTAAGTCGCTGGGCCGCAACAGCTACAAGGAACAGTACCTCTTCTTGTTCAG ACCCAACCAGGTGTCTGTACTGGACAGCTACCAGTATGACGACGGCTGCGAGCCCTGTGGGAACGACACTTTCAGCCGCGAGCCCGCCATCGTCCTGTTCCACTCCCCGCTCACGG CGGTCCAGGCCTTCGCCATTATTCCCTTGCATGCGGCCCCCCTGGACGCCGTGGCGGAGATGGACTCGCTCTATGATGTCTACCTGGATGTCCGGCAGAAGTGGGACCTGGAG GACATCATGCTCATGGGCGACTTCAATGCTGGCTGCAGCTACGTGGCCCCCTCCCAGTGGGCCTCCATCCGCCTGCGCATGAACCCGGCCTTCCAGTGGCTGATTCCTGATACCGCAGACACCACGGCCACCGCCACGCACTGTGCCTATGACAG GATTGTGGTGGCAGGGACGCTGCTCCAGCATGCCATCGTTCCGGACTCGGCCACCCCCTTTGACTTCCAGGCTGCCTATGGCCTGAGCAGCGAGCTG GCCCAGGCCATCAGTGACCATTACCCGGTGGAGGTGATGCTAAAGATGGTTTGA
- the DNASE1 gene encoding deoxyribonuclease-1 isoform X2, producing the protein MRGARLMGALLALAGLLQVALSLKIAAFNIRTFGETKMSNATLSHYIVQILSRYDIAVIQEVRDSHLTAVGKLLDILNQDDPNTYQFVVSKSLGRNSYKEQYLFLFSYQYDDGCEPCGNDTFSREPAIVLFHSPLTAVQAFAIIPLHAAPLDAVAEMDSLYDVYLDVRQKWDLEDIMLMGDFNAGCSYVAPSQWASIRLRMNPAFQWLIPDTADTTATATHCAYDRIVVAGTLLQHAIVPDSATPFDFQAAYGLSSELVGVLPYVLQLCWGQHMVPGRGGGGVSGHKVPCAERAVHPCPHYGFPHRPRPSVTITRWR; encoded by the exons ATGAGAGGCGCCAGGCTGATGGGGGCACTGCTCGCCCTGGCTGGCCTGCTGCAGGTGGCCCTGTCCCTGAAAATAGCAGCCTTCAACATCCGAACTTTTGGGGAGACCAAGATGTCCAATGCCACGCTCTCCCACTACATTGTGCAG ATCCTGAGTCGCTATGACATTGCTGTCATCCAGGAGGTCAGAGACAGCCACCTGACAGCCGTGGGGAAGCTGCTGGACATACTCAATCA GGATGACCCCAACACCTATCAGTTCGTGGTCAGTAAGTCGCTGGGCCGCAACAGCTACAAGGAACAGTACCTCTTCTTGTTCAG CTACCAGTATGACGACGGCTGCGAGCCCTGTGGGAACGACACTTTCAGCCGCGAGCCCGCCATCGTCCTGTTCCACTCCCCGCTCACGG CGGTCCAGGCCTTCGCCATTATTCCCTTGCATGCGGCCCCCCTGGACGCCGTGGCGGAGATGGACTCGCTCTATGATGTCTACCTGGATGTCCGGCAGAAGTGGGACCTGGAG GACATCATGCTCATGGGCGACTTCAATGCTGGCTGCAGCTACGTGGCCCCCTCCCAGTGGGCCTCCATCCGCCTGCGCATGAACCCGGCCTTCCAGTGGCTGATTCCTGATACCGCAGACACCACGGCCACCGCCACGCACTGTGCCTATGACAG GATTGTGGTGGCAGGGACGCTGCTCCAGCATGCCATCGTTCCGGACTCGGCCACCCCCTTTGACTTCCAGGCTGCCTATGGCCTGAGCAGCGAGCTGGTAGGTGTCCTCCCTTACGTGCTTCAGCTTTGCTGGGGCCAGCACATggtgccggggcgggggggggggggggtgtccggTCACAAAGTACCGTGTGCAGAGCGGGCCGTGCACCCCTGTCCTCACTATGGGTTTCCCCACAGGCCCAGGCCATCAGTGACCATTACCCGGTGGAGGTGA
- the DNASE1 gene encoding deoxyribonuclease-1 isoform X4 — MPRSPTTLCRDDPNTYQFVVSKSLGRNSYKEQYLFLFRPNQVSVLDSYQYDDGCEPCGNDTFSREPAIVLFHSPLTAVQAFAIIPLHAAPLDAVAEMDSLYDVYLDVRQKWDLEDIMLMGDFNAGCSYVAPSQWASIRLRMNPAFQWLIPDTADTTATATHCAYDRIVVAGTLLQHAIVPDSATPFDFQAAYGLSSELVGVLPYVLQLCWGQHMVPGRGGGGVSGHKVPCAERAVHPCPHYGFPHRPRPSVTITRWR; from the exons ATGCCACGCTCTCCCACTACATTGTGCAG GGATGACCCCAACACCTATCAGTTCGTGGTCAGTAAGTCGCTGGGCCGCAACAGCTACAAGGAACAGTACCTCTTCTTGTTCAG ACCCAACCAGGTGTCTGTACTGGACAGCTACCAGTATGACGACGGCTGCGAGCCCTGTGGGAACGACACTTTCAGCCGCGAGCCCGCCATCGTCCTGTTCCACTCCCCGCTCACGG CGGTCCAGGCCTTCGCCATTATTCCCTTGCATGCGGCCCCCCTGGACGCCGTGGCGGAGATGGACTCGCTCTATGATGTCTACCTGGATGTCCGGCAGAAGTGGGACCTGGAG GACATCATGCTCATGGGCGACTTCAATGCTGGCTGCAGCTACGTGGCCCCCTCCCAGTGGGCCTCCATCCGCCTGCGCATGAACCCGGCCTTCCAGTGGCTGATTCCTGATACCGCAGACACCACGGCCACCGCCACGCACTGTGCCTATGACAG GATTGTGGTGGCAGGGACGCTGCTCCAGCATGCCATCGTTCCGGACTCGGCCACCCCCTTTGACTTCCAGGCTGCCTATGGCCTGAGCAGCGAGCTGGTAGGTGTCCTCCCTTACGTGCTTCAGCTTTGCTGGGGCCAGCACATggtgccggggcgggggggggggggggtgtccggTCACAAAGTACCGTGTGCAGAGCGGGCCGTGCACCCCTGTCCTCACTATGGGTTTCCCCACAGGCCCAGGCCATCAGTGACCATTACCCGGTGGAGGTGA